The following proteins come from a genomic window of Aquimarina sp. MAR_2010_214:
- a CDS encoding helix-turn-helix domain-containing protein, which produces MKTEEKIIEKKYQQAKECPITIFMEQIGGKWKPVIIWLLLLNEVMRFNELDKAIDGISQKMLSQQLKDLEKLKIVNRKSYPVIPPKVEYRLTKKGKSLKENLTKIMEWSNANLK; this is translated from the coding sequence ATGAAAACAGAAGAAAAAATAATTGAAAAAAAATATCAACAAGCCAAAGAATGTCCAATAACCATATTTATGGAGCAAATTGGAGGAAAATGGAAACCTGTTATTATTTGGCTTTTGCTCTTAAACGAAGTAATGCGATTTAATGAATTGGATAAAGCTATTGACGGAATTAGTCAAAAAATGTTATCACAGCAATTAAAAGACTTGGAAAAATTAAAAATAGTAAACAGAAAATCATATCCAGTAATTCCACCTAAAGTTGAATACAGATTAACGAAAAAAGGAAAATCTTTAAAAGAAAATTTAACTAAAATAATGGAATGGAGCAATGCGAATCTGAAATAA
- a CDS encoding tetratricopeptide repeat protein has product MKSGILQIKNTQMKLLSIFIGIFCFFACCTTKVNTTMTDYQKAKEIQEKIERGDLMIAILNINKVDEMIDLFTRSGDSGNAGGWYELGMIYYKGIGVDQDAEKAVSYFKLAAESEYGIDAWIKYIRIAYFANLTSIPTNDIIGLVRKLEKEDPSGELYLLKGYMLYQGYAYKENPEASLLAHQESANKGNADAMFELCIYYTQGIGAEQDVQKALDWCIRAAENNNTRAIYNLGAYYARGYETIPKDTNKAIEYYTKAANLGHGKAAGQLAAMYIMGEEVDKDEEKAKMFYKLAFENDFDIDIFFENLGLEELNLDD; this is encoded by the coding sequence ATGAAATCAGGAATTCTTCAAATCAAAAACACACAAATGAAATTACTATCGATATTCATAGGGATATTCTGTTTTTTTGCTTGTTGTACTACTAAAGTAAATACTACTATGACAGATTATCAAAAGGCTAAGGAAATTCAGGAAAAAATTGAGAGGGGAGATTTGATGATTGCGATATTAAATATCAACAAGGTTGATGAAATGATTGACTTATTTACTAGATCAGGAGATTCTGGTAACGCTGGTGGTTGGTACGAATTAGGTATGATTTATTATAAAGGTATAGGTGTCGATCAAGATGCTGAGAAAGCGGTTTCTTACTTTAAATTGGCTGCAGAATCAGAATATGGCATCGATGCGTGGATAAAATATATAAGAATAGCCTATTTTGCTAATCTCACTTCTATACCCACTAATGATATTATCGGTTTAGTTAGAAAATTGGAGAAAGAAGATCCTAGCGGAGAATTATATTTACTAAAGGGTTATATGTTATATCAAGGGTATGCATACAAAGAAAACCCGGAAGCTTCTTTATTGGCACATCAGGAATCTGCCAATAAAGGAAATGCTGATGCGATGTTCGAATTGTGTATTTATTATACTCAGGGAATAGGAGCAGAACAAGATGTACAAAAAGCGTTGGATTGGTGTATTAGAGCTGCAGAAAACAATAATACCAGAGCAATCTATAATCTGGGGGCGTACTATGCTAGAGGATATGAAACTATACCAAAAGACACCAATAAAGCAATAGAATATTATACCAAAGCTGCTAATCTGGGTCATGGTAAAGCTGCAGGACAATTGGCTGCAATGTATATTATGGGAGAGGAAGTCGATAAAGATGAAGAAAAAGCCAAGATGTTTTATAAATTGGCTTTTGAAAATGATTTTGATATTGATATTTTCTTTGAAAATTTAGGCCTTGAAGAACTTAACTTAGACGATTAA
- a CDS encoding IS110 family transposase: MAKRNLKMDIINPNAAGIDIGSRSHFVAINQEHSDVKEFGVYAQDIKELLKWLLENDVKTVAMESTGSYWQNLYTELQNSSIEVILTNGKFTKNIKGKKTDVLDCMWIQRLHTLGLLSGSFLPDLETEHLRTLVRHRGNLIQTTSKASKRMAQNMRLMNLRLDIVVKDIVGLTGLRIINKICNGETSGKELAKLRHGNCKKSEEEIAKALQSNNRQDYLFVLKQELQKYQDTQKLIIECDIEIKNILEQFVNQNEIKKSLYIDKKVHKRINKNTPKNIDLNLISYQYFDGVDLYAIEGFSHGTVLTLMSELGEKGILKFQNAQHFTSWLRLAPNNKISGGRILSSRTPKGSNRLKIALRQAANAIGNLKDTHLSNFFNRIAYRKGRAVAVSATARKIATILWNMLYKNIQYTPPTIYEYLDQKRKRKVLELQKQIANLDARMSKIQPV; encoded by the coding sequence ATGGCAAAAAGAAATTTAAAAATGGATATCATTAATCCTAATGCAGCTGGAATTGATATTGGAAGTCGCTCACATTTTGTAGCAATTAATCAAGAACACTCTGATGTAAAAGAGTTTGGAGTTTATGCTCAGGACATCAAAGAATTACTCAAGTGGTTACTTGAAAATGATGTAAAAACTGTAGCTATGGAATCTACAGGTTCGTATTGGCAAAATTTATATACAGAATTACAGAATTCATCTATTGAGGTGATTCTAACAAATGGAAAATTCACCAAAAATATCAAAGGAAAAAAAACAGATGTTTTGGATTGTATGTGGATTCAAAGACTACATACTTTAGGGCTTTTAAGTGGCAGTTTTTTACCTGATTTAGAAACAGAACACCTAAGAACTTTGGTTAGACACCGCGGTAATTTAATTCAGACTACTTCAAAAGCATCCAAAAGAATGGCTCAAAACATGAGACTAATGAATTTAAGATTAGACATTGTGGTAAAGGACATTGTTGGTTTAACAGGTTTACGAATTATTAATAAAATTTGTAATGGAGAAACAAGTGGAAAAGAACTTGCTAAATTAAGACATGGGAATTGTAAAAAATCAGAAGAAGAAATTGCTAAAGCTTTACAAAGTAATAATCGTCAAGATTACTTATTTGTTTTAAAACAAGAGTTACAAAAATACCAAGACACTCAAAAATTAATAATAGAATGTGATATTGAAATAAAAAATATTTTAGAGCAATTTGTGAATCAAAATGAAATAAAAAAATCACTTTATATTGATAAGAAAGTACATAAAAGAATAAATAAAAACACGCCTAAAAACATAGATTTAAACCTTATTTCATATCAATATTTTGATGGTGTAGATTTATATGCCATAGAAGGATTTAGTCATGGGACTGTCCTTACATTAATGAGTGAACTTGGTGAAAAAGGAATACTAAAATTCCAAAATGCACAACATTTTACATCTTGGTTAAGACTAGCTCCCAACAATAAAATCTCTGGCGGACGTATTCTTAGCAGTAGAACTCCCAAAGGCAGTAATAGACTTAAAATAGCACTAAGACAAGCTGCAAATGCAATTGGAAATTTAAAAGACACTCATCTTTCAAACTTCTTCAATAGAATAGCATACAGAAAAGGTAGAGCCGTTGCTGTTTCTGCTACCGCAAGAAAAATAGCTACAATACTTTGGAATATGCTATACAAGAATATACAATATACTCCTCCAACAATTTATGAGTATCTTGATCAAAAAAGAAAGAGAAAAGTTCTGGAACTTCAAAAGCAAATAGCTAATTTAGACGCTAGAATGAGTAAAATACAACCCGTTTAA
- a CDS encoding GyrI-like domain-containing protein: MSNPTQLERYKSLLDFLDKKFKEDITIKDIEEVSYYSYRNINRIFLALHHETIGKYIKRIKLEKAAQYIKYSDTTISEIAFFLGYSDIAAFSKAFKNQFNCSPSQFREDQEFKRQLFQKTIDPHKVSQQSSVTFEIEELPSLDFLYLTYQGTFENIKGIKETWKQLITYASKNNVFDHDTICMAEILDDNDITDSVHCRYNAGIVIESSSKFEVEGLFRIKTIAPQKYAKFLHKGSHEDSIITYDYIYSHWITDIQLELVDKPTLEFFLNDNADTPQHELLTEIYIPIK, translated from the coding sequence ATGAGTAATCCTACGCAACTTGAAAGGTATAAGTCTTTATTAGATTTTTTAGATAAGAAGTTCAAAGAAGATATCACTATCAAAGATATAGAAGAGGTATCGTATTACTCCTATCGAAATATAAATCGAATATTTCTTGCGCTACATCATGAAACGATCGGAAAGTACATCAAAAGAATTAAGCTAGAGAAAGCAGCACAATACATTAAATATTCTGACACTACTATTTCTGAAATCGCTTTTTTTCTTGGATATAGTGACATCGCAGCTTTTAGTAAAGCATTTAAAAATCAATTTAATTGTTCTCCTTCTCAATTTAGAGAAGATCAGGAGTTTAAACGACAACTATTTCAAAAAACAATAGATCCACATAAAGTGAGTCAACAATCCTCAGTTACTTTTGAAATTGAAGAATTACCCAGTCTCGATTTTCTATACCTAACCTATCAAGGTACATTTGAGAATATTAAAGGTATTAAAGAAACCTGGAAGCAACTCATAACGTATGCATCAAAAAATAATGTATTTGATCATGATACCATATGTATGGCAGAAATATTAGATGACAATGATATTACTGATAGTGTACATTGTAGATATAATGCGGGTATTGTTATAGAATCATCATCAAAATTTGAAGTAGAAGGGTTGTTTAGAATCAAAACGATAGCGCCTCAAAAATATGCCAAATTTCTTCATAAGGGAAGTCATGAAGACTCCATAATCACTTATGATTATATATATTCACATTGGATCACAGACATACAATTAGAATTAGTAGATAAGCCTACATTAGAGTTTTTTCTTAATGATAATGCAGATACTCCGCAACACGAATTACTTACCGAGATTTATATTCCTATCAAATAA
- a CDS encoding SDR family oxidoreductase yields the protein MDNKIIVITGGTTGIGFACAEYLLNLNYQVIITGRTRENLDNAVSKLGNNSVGILSDTSSLSDIDDLVRKVKSQFGKIDGLFVNAGIFKASNFEGTSEELFDETMNVNFKGAFFTVQKFIPILNNPSSIVLNTSIVVFKAFADTSVYTASKAALESLSKVLNIELVDKGIRVNIVSPGVTESPIQKKSGMSDEAIDNLLEHFSSTSPIGRIVQPTDIAPIVEFLLSDKSQVLRNEKIIVDGGTTL from the coding sequence ATGGATAACAAAATAATAGTAATTACAGGTGGAACAACAGGAATTGGTTTTGCCTGTGCAGAATACCTTTTGAATTTAAATTATCAAGTAATAATAACAGGAAGAACTAGAGAGAATTTAGATAATGCAGTTTCTAAATTAGGTAATAATTCTGTTGGAATTTTATCAGATACTTCATCTTTAAGCGATATTGATGATTTAGTAAGAAAAGTCAAGAGTCAGTTTGGAAAGATAGATGGATTATTCGTCAATGCAGGTATTTTTAAAGCATCTAATTTTGAGGGAACTTCTGAAGAATTGTTTGACGAAACTATGAATGTCAATTTTAAAGGTGCTTTTTTTACAGTTCAAAAGTTTATTCCAATTTTAAATAATCCATCAAGTATTGTTTTAAACACTTCGATTGTTGTTTTTAAAGCATTTGCAGATACGAGCGTCTATACAGCCAGTAAAGCGGCATTAGAGAGTTTGTCAAAAGTTTTAAATATTGAACTTGTAGATAAAGGAATTAGAGTGAATATCGTTAGTCCAGGGGTTACCGAAAGTCCAATTCAAAAAAAGTCGGGAATGAGTGATGAAGCTATTGATAATTTATTGGAGCATTTTTCGAGTACTTCTCCAATTGGTCGAATTGTTCAGCCAACAGATATTGCTCCAATTGTTGAGTTTCTACTTTCAGATAAGTCACAAGTTTTAAGAAATGAGAAAATCATTGTTGATGGCGGAACAACACTTTAA
- a CDS encoding S41 family peptidase — protein sequence MFKSLFTAILCFVFSIASYAQEAYFTIDPTLTPDGQTIIFSYDGDLWKVPSRGGEASRLTGMQGDETLPTISPDGKWLAFSATQYGNKDVYIMPIKGGEIRQLTFHDATDDVDSWSWDSKKIYFTSSRENRFSGYEVAVSGGTPNRLFNHYFNTVHNIVPHPTTGEIFFNESWESKNFTHRKRYKGDYNPNIKSYNPQTKEYKEHTSYKGKDFWTTIDKNGNLYFVSDQANGEYNLYTFKNGKKTTLTKFDTSIARPQVSANGSHVVFGKDYQIYLYDVATNTTKKVPIKIYLNNTLEKTRDFKTKGNITNFDISSDNKKMAFVSRGALFVSDPKGKFIQQIPVNPAERVVEVKWLKDNRTLLYNQTVDGYLNLFTISAEGKGKEKQITSDSRSNVNLEINPKRTQVAYISGRDELRLLNLENLKSTTVVKDEFWALYPPQPRFSPNGQYLVYNAIRDFEQDVFTYHIPSKKIINLTQTGVNESSPFWSPDGKYIYFSSNLTQPSYPYGLDEAGIYQMALDKYEAPYTSNKFKELFVEVKEDDKDEKEDADKKDKTETIKININPKGLMERIKRISPAFGYQGGTYVFDKEETSYVFYISNHDEGDAKLWKTTIKPFEKNKTEKVGDAKVSGYQIASAKENHYILLEGNIHTLNIENNKTEEIKIDHKFRKTLSDEFQQIFWEAWAGFGENFYDGDFHGEDWKKLRDQYAAYLPYINNRSHLRLLFNDMLGELNTSHFGFRSTGKEEKKFYSTKTLATGIVFSKNDPYQVERIITDSPADVANKNILPGDRLIAVNNQKIDSKNNRELYFTQPSLDQEIQLTLERNSQKITVNLHPISSRSLRSLRYDEWVDSNQSYIDQKSNKKIAYVHMKNMVRGELKNFKREMVSEGYKRDALILDLRNNTGGNVHDEVLQFLSQRPYLKWKYRDGKLTSQPNFAPAVKPIVILINEQTLSDAEMTSAGFKELGLGKVIGTETYRWIIFTSSKGLVDGSSYRLPSWGCYTLDGKNLEKTGVAPDIYVKETFKNRLENNQPQLDKAVSEIMKQLGSK from the coding sequence ATGTTCAAATCACTCTTCACTGCAATTCTTTGTTTTGTATTTAGTATTGCGTCTTATGCACAAGAAGCATACTTTACAATCGACCCCACCTTAACTCCAGACGGGCAGACTATTATATTTAGTTATGATGGGGATTTATGGAAAGTGCCCTCTCGTGGTGGCGAGGCATCCCGACTTACCGGAATGCAAGGTGACGAGACATTACCAACTATTTCTCCCGATGGGAAATGGTTAGCTTTTAGTGCTACCCAATATGGTAATAAAGACGTGTATATCATGCCTATAAAAGGAGGAGAAATTCGTCAACTTACTTTTCATGATGCTACCGATGATGTAGATAGCTGGTCATGGGATTCAAAAAAAATATATTTTACCTCATCCAGAGAAAATCGTTTTAGTGGATATGAAGTAGCTGTTTCTGGTGGGACTCCAAATCGTTTATTTAATCATTATTTTAATACCGTTCATAATATAGTACCCCACCCTACCACAGGAGAAATTTTCTTTAATGAAAGTTGGGAAAGCAAAAATTTTACGCATAGAAAACGATATAAAGGAGATTATAATCCTAATATAAAATCCTATAATCCCCAAACTAAAGAATATAAAGAACACACTTCGTATAAAGGAAAAGATTTTTGGACGACAATAGACAAAAATGGAAACCTCTATTTTGTTTCTGACCAAGCTAACGGAGAATATAATCTGTACACATTTAAAAATGGTAAAAAAACGACCCTAACCAAATTTGACACCTCTATCGCAAGACCACAAGTAAGCGCTAATGGAAGTCACGTGGTTTTTGGTAAAGATTATCAAATTTACCTGTATGATGTAGCCACTAATACCACAAAAAAAGTACCGATTAAGATCTATCTTAATAACACATTAGAAAAAACCCGGGATTTTAAGACAAAGGGGAACATTACCAATTTTGATATTTCCTCTGATAATAAAAAGATGGCCTTCGTTTCGCGTGGTGCACTATTTGTCTCTGATCCAAAAGGTAAATTTATTCAGCAAATACCTGTCAACCCTGCAGAACGAGTAGTTGAGGTAAAATGGCTTAAGGATAATCGCACCTTGTTATACAACCAGACTGTAGATGGATATCTTAATCTATTTACTATTTCTGCGGAAGGAAAAGGCAAAGAAAAACAAATCACCTCTGATTCTCGAAGTAATGTAAATCTCGAAATAAACCCAAAGCGTACCCAAGTAGCCTATATAAGTGGTAGAGATGAATTACGCCTTCTTAATCTCGAAAACCTAAAAAGCACTACTGTTGTAAAAGATGAATTCTGGGCACTATATCCACCGCAACCCAGGTTTTCTCCAAATGGCCAGTATCTCGTTTATAATGCGATACGTGATTTTGAACAAGATGTTTTTACCTATCACATCCCTTCAAAAAAAATAATAAATCTTACCCAAACCGGGGTAAACGAAAGTAGTCCTTTCTGGTCCCCTGATGGTAAATACATCTACTTTAGTTCTAACCTTACACAACCCAGTTACCCTTATGGACTAGATGAAGCTGGTATTTATCAAATGGCATTAGATAAGTATGAAGCTCCCTATACTTCTAATAAGTTTAAAGAATTATTTGTAGAAGTAAAAGAAGACGATAAAGATGAAAAGGAAGATGCCGATAAAAAAGACAAAACTGAAACGATAAAGATCAATATTAATCCAAAAGGGTTGATGGAGCGTATAAAACGTATTAGTCCTGCTTTTGGATATCAAGGTGGAACCTATGTTTTTGATAAAGAAGAAACCTCTTATGTGTTTTATATCTCTAATCACGATGAAGGAGATGCTAAACTATGGAAAACTACTATAAAACCATTTGAGAAAAATAAAACAGAGAAAGTCGGAGATGCCAAAGTTTCTGGTTATCAAATAGCATCGGCAAAAGAAAATCATTATATACTGTTAGAAGGTAATATTCACACTCTCAATATTGAAAATAATAAGACCGAAGAAATCAAAATTGACCATAAATTCAGAAAAACATTGTCTGATGAATTTCAACAGATATTTTGGGAAGCCTGGGCCGGTTTTGGAGAAAACTTTTATGATGGGGATTTTCATGGAGAAGATTGGAAAAAACTTAGAGATCAATATGCAGCTTACTTACCTTATATCAATAATCGTTCTCACTTAAGACTATTATTTAATGATATGTTGGGTGAGCTAAATACATCTCACTTTGGGTTTCGTTCTACCGGTAAAGAGGAAAAGAAGTTTTATAGTACTAAAACACTGGCAACAGGAATTGTTTTCTCTAAAAATGATCCATATCAGGTAGAAAGAATTATTACCGACAGCCCTGCAGATGTAGCCAACAAAAATATACTCCCAGGAGATCGATTAATCGCCGTAAATAACCAAAAAATCGATTCAAAAAATAATAGAGAACTATATTTTACGCAACCATCTCTGGATCAGGAAATACAATTAACACTCGAACGTAATTCGCAGAAGATAACAGTAAATCTACACCCAATCTCATCGAGAAGCTTAAGAAGCTTACGCTATGATGAATGGGTCGATAGTAACCAATCCTATATAGATCAAAAAAGCAATAAAAAAATTGCCTATGTTCATATGAAAAATATGGTACGTGGGGAACTCAAAAACTTTAAAAGGGAAATGGTTTCTGAAGGGTATAAAAGAGATGCCCTAATCCTGGATTTACGAAATAATACAGGAGGAAATGTGCATGATGAGGTATTACAATTTTTATCTCAGAGACCTTACTTAAAATGGAAATATAGGGATGGTAAACTTACCTCACAGCCCAATTTTGCACCCGCGGTAAAACCTATCGTAATTCTGATAAATGAGCAAACCTTAAGTGATGCAGAGATGACTTCTGCTGGTTTTAAAGAACTTGGTCTGGGTAAAGTTATAGGAACAGAAACCTATAGATGGATTATTTTTACCTCTAGCAAAGGCCTGGTAGATGGTTCCTCCTATCGTTTACCTTCCTGGGGATGTTATACATTAGATGGTAAAAATTTAGAAAAAACAGGAGTTGCACCAGATATTTATGTCAAAGAAACATTTAAAAATCGTTTAGAAAATAATCAACCACAATTAGATAAAGCAGTATCAGAAATAATGAAGCAATTAGGGAGTAAATAA
- a CDS encoding sterol desaturase family protein, with protein sequence MNIEEIVFLFQTSEILNYVAYFFIINITLIFFEICLDFFTSKERRWKDTGANIIIFFLGQLLEKTVFGSIGIICLLPFYHLSPLEIPMNGWTWILSLLAADFTYYWMHRLEHEHRILWANHSVHHSSEDYNLTVSMRLSIIESAIEWVFLIPMILMGFNPFQAIVSLIFVAQYQTWIHTERIIKLGWLDEIFNTPSVHRVHHGSNQKYLDKNYGGVLILWDKLFGTFQREEEKVIYGLTKNINSNNPITINFIEYKNIWKDVKQCRTWVDRFRIIFGSLIWRPSYFKNHKKTIHDNYNNS encoded by the coding sequence ATGAATATAGAAGAAATTGTTTTCCTTTTCCAGACTTCAGAGATACTAAACTATGTAGCGTATTTCTTTATCATCAATATAACACTTATCTTTTTTGAAATTTGCTTAGACTTTTTTACTAGCAAGGAACGAAGATGGAAAGATACAGGAGCTAACATCATTATATTTTTTCTCGGACAATTATTAGAAAAAACAGTCTTTGGTTCTATTGGGATCATTTGTCTCCTGCCCTTTTACCATCTATCACCACTTGAGATTCCTATGAATGGCTGGACCTGGATTTTAAGTCTGTTGGCTGCTGATTTTACATATTACTGGATGCACAGGCTAGAACATGAGCATCGTATTTTATGGGCCAATCATAGCGTACATCATTCTTCTGAAGATTATAACCTAACGGTATCTATGCGATTAAGTATTATTGAAAGTGCAATTGAGTGGGTCTTTCTTATACCAATGATATTAATGGGTTTTAATCCTTTTCAAGCAATAGTTTCATTAATTTTTGTTGCACAATATCAAACGTGGATACATACTGAAAGAATTATCAAACTGGGTTGGTTAGACGAAATATTTAATACTCCATCTGTGCATAGAGTTCATCATGGTTCTAATCAAAAATACCTCGACAAAAATTATGGTGGAGTTCTAATACTATGGGATAAACTATTTGGTACTTTTCAGAGAGAAGAAGAAAAAGTGATTTATGGGTTAACGAAAAACATAAATTCTAATAATCCTATCACTATCAATTTTATTGAATACAAAAATATATGGAAAGATGTAAAACAATGCAGAACCTGGGTTGATCGATTTAGAATTATCTTTGGTAGTCTCATATGGCGCCCTTCTTACTTTAAAAACCACAAAAAAACAATACATGACAACTATAACAATAGCTAA
- a CDS encoding SnoaL-like domain-containing protein, with amino-acid sequence MTTITIANKLVELLREKKFLEAQQQLFATNAINQEPDKFKEKSVVGLEAMVQKEKRFLLYVKKWNHFEVSEPLVSKDHFSIRMITDVTMVNNDNIEIDEIIVYEVSDGKIIKEQFFYK; translated from the coding sequence ATGACAACTATAACAATAGCTAATAAACTAGTAGAATTGTTACGAGAAAAAAAATTCTTGGAGGCTCAGCAACAATTATTTGCTACAAATGCGATAAATCAAGAACCTGATAAATTTAAAGAAAAATCAGTAGTAGGTTTAGAAGCTATGGTTCAAAAAGAAAAACGTTTTCTTTTGTATGTAAAAAAATGGAATCATTTTGAGGTTTCAGAACCATTAGTGAGTAAAGATCATTTTAGTATACGAATGATTACAGATGTAACCATGGTAAATAATGACAATATAGAAATCGATGAGATCATTGTTTATGAAGTAAGTGATGGAAAAATCATAAAAGAGCAATTTTTTTATAAGTAG
- a CDS encoding carboxypeptidase-like regulatory domain-containing protein translates to MKKKQALVLLLSFITFGNIVAQKTVTLYGKVTDINNKPVDSASVWLKNKINDISVEKKTTLFDNAYETLTDSNGNFSIEVEKGTYYCLYAIKESDYGKTKLEYWAWNLPIYHDLEINPQYDRMEIYGINASEPQTGPFETYQIYFRPMSLTKALKLPKTNMDIIDIAPKIITKKELSVQLNGIDADIVSINKVNEYARGTTMFGYLIQILKPKYNKSEIKASEMVKGYDKISITLHSKETNEMGKGEYFMKRIGN, encoded by the coding sequence ATGAAAAAAAAACAAGCCTTAGTCCTTTTACTCTCTTTTATAACATTTGGTAATATAGTTGCACAAAAAACAGTAACCCTGTATGGAAAAGTAACCGATATCAATAACAAACCTGTTGATAGCGCTTCGGTATGGTTAAAGAATAAAATAAATGATATTTCAGTCGAAAAGAAAACAACCTTGTTTGACAATGCCTATGAAACGCTAACAGATAGCAACGGAAACTTCTCTATCGAAGTTGAAAAAGGTACTTATTATTGCTTATACGCCATAAAAGAATCTGATTATGGTAAAACAAAACTGGAATATTGGGCTTGGAACTTACCTATTTATCATGATCTGGAAATAAACCCACAATACGATCGCATGGAAATCTATGGAATTAACGCCTCGGAGCCTCAAACTGGTCCTTTTGAGACCTATCAAATTTACTTTCGTCCAATGAGTCTAACCAAAGCTTTAAAATTACCTAAGACCAATATGGATATTATAGATATTGCTCCTAAGATCATTACAAAAAAAGAATTAAGCGTACAACTTAATGGTATTGATGCTGACATAGTATCCATTAACAAGGTTAATGAATATGCTAGAGGTACGACTATGTTCGGTTATCTTATTCAAATACTAAAGCCAAAGTATAATAAGAGCGAAATTAAAGCTAGTGAAATGGTTAAGGGTTATGACAAAATTAGTATTACACTACACTCTAAAGAAACCAATGAAATGGGTAAAGGAGAATATTTTATGAAGCGTATAGGCAATTAG